Part of the Oncorhynchus nerka isolate Pitt River linkage group LG14, Oner_Uvic_2.0, whole genome shotgun sequence genome is shown below.
CGTGGTAACCCGGAAGAGGTCtcctggaggaggaagaggtctcCTGGAGGAGACCAGCCTACTGAGAAGgtggtgtcatgacgttgccctttttgggtacagcaagccccatccccctctccctacctcctacaCATAGGCTGCTGTGTTCAGAGGGAGGTCGTAAATTCCGGGGAGGAGAtgatctcctcatggccacagtatagagacagagtgaagtttcatagagaacaaaggaatttcttccacctcacagaacttgaggtccgaacaacatttatgttccggagaaggtataaaagatcggtgaagaatccagctacgaactggtctgtTTGGTACAACTTGGTAaaactcatgggagacggtgcggccacattaccataatgctgtttgtataatagcctcagatgtgaggtttacatctaattgttgtataaaatgaatgagtgaggattacactgtttgtaaaattgtgtaatgtgattttggactttttaattcccttttgagtttaactaaatcagaggaccacccatgagcccagttagggtcgggcgtccagatcccccccccccctgtagaATAATctgcacaactggacagtttttgtgttttgggaatGACCCCACAACGTTCTTGCAATATCAGTCAAACATTCCATAATCAACACCACATTTTAGAAATGCTTGTGTCATGAGAAAATaatgttctgagagagagagagagagagagagagagagacagagagagagagagagagagagagagacagagacagagagagagagagagacagagagagagagagagagagagagagagagagagagagagagagagagagacagagagagagagagagagagagagagagagagagagagagagagagagagagagagagagagagagagagagagagagagagagagagagagagagagagagagagagagacagagagagagagagagagagagagagacagagagagagggagagagacagagagagagagacagagagagagagagagagagagacagagagagagagagagagacagagagacagagagagagggagagagagacagagagagagagagagagagagagagagagacagagagacagagagagagagagagagacagagagagacagagagagagacagagagagggagagagagacagagagagagagagagagaggagagacagagacagaggagagagagagacagagagagagagagagagagagaagagagagagagagagagagagagagagagaggagagagagacagagagagacccagagagagagagagagagagagagagagacagagagagagagagagagagacagagagagagagagagagagacagagagagagagagagagagagagagacagagagagagagagagagacagagagagagagagagagagagagagacagagagagagagagagagagagagacagagagagagacagagaggggagagagacagagagagagagagacagagagagacagagagagagagagagagagacagagagagagagagagagagagaagagagagagagagagagagagagaaagagagagagagagacaagagagagagagacagagagagagagagagagacagagagagagagagagagagagagagacagacagagagagagagagagagagagagagacagagagagagagagagacagagagagagagagagagacagagagagagagagagagacagagagagagagagagacagagagagagagagagagagagagacagagagagagagacagagagagacagagagagacagagagagagagagagagagagagagagagagacagagagagagagagagagagagagacaagagagagagggagagagagagagagagagagagagagagagagagagacagacagagagagacagagagagacagagagagagagagagagagagagagagagacagagagagaggagagagagagagagactttagagagagagagagagagagagagagacagagagagagagagagagagagagagagagacagagagagagagagagagagacagagagagacagtcagagagagacagagacagatcagagagagacagagagagagagagagagagagagagacagagagagagagagagacagagagagacagagagagagagagagaggagagagagacagagagagagagagagagggagagacagagagagactgggaaagagagagagagagagagagagagagtgtgtgaacgtgcaagagagagagagagagagacagagagagagagagacaagagaggacagagagagacacaataaGAGAGAGATCTCCTTCAGAGAGAGAGCtattcaagagagagagagagagagagagagactttagagAGACAGTCCATCTGAGAGATTCAGACATCTCCCttcaataagagagagagagacatctccattcagagacagataagagagagagagacagagattcagacagagagagatagagagagagagagagagagagagagagagacagagttagagagagagtagagactcaGCAATAGAGAGAGATCTCCCTTcaataagagagacagagagagagacagacatctcTATTCAataagagagaataagagagagacagagagagagagagagagagagagacagagagagagacagagagagagagagagagacagagagagagtctcagagagagagagacagagagagacagagacagagacacctgGAGAAGAGACaataagagagagatgagagagagacagagagagagattcagctcTACAGTTGACATCTCCAGAGAAGAGGAGACACTTTAGAGGACAGTCTCATCAGTTGAttcagacagagataaagagacagagagagagagtgatctcCATTcaataagagacagagagagattctaGATGATTCAGACATCTCCAGAATAGGACAGAGGATTCAGACCAGAGACCTTTACTATTCAACAGAGTAGATCTCTACAATGTAGAGACAGAGgattcagagagacagacatctcCCTTCAATAAGAAAGACAGATCTCCCTTCAATAAAGGGATGATGATTCAGACATCTTCCTCAATAACCAGACACAGAGAGCATAGAGTCAGACAATAGCTCTACGTTGACCTGCTCCCAGAGTCACCTCCCTTTATTTTCAATTCAGACATCTACGTCAATAAGAGGACAGACCTGACCATCCCAGATAACAACCTCTTTAAcagaaatgagagagacagacggtacGTTGAGAGAGCTCCCAGACACCtttagtcagaaatagcagaACGAGAGACCTGCTCCCCAGTGAGACCTTTAGTACCCAGGCCTTTGTGTTCCAGAATTTTCTCTCTCAAATAGCTCTGAGAAAAACGTTGACCTGCTCCCAGACACCTTTAGTCAGAGAATAGAGAGACATTGACCTGCTCCCAGACACCTTTAGTCAGAAATAGTACCTGACAGAGAGCATAGGTCCCTGGACACcagagtcagaaagagagagaggacagaagagagacaCCTTTagtttggagagagagacagttgacCTGAGAAGACACCATTAGTCAGAAGACAGAGAAGATGTgagaacacacagcagagagtTATATAGACAGAGAGATCTCCAATAGACAGTTATATAGACGACAGAGACCTGTATATAGAACACACAGACAATAGCTAGGAATTCTGGGacaagagagagatatagacaccTAGTTattagtgagagtagagagaacacacagctaATAGATATgagagtgttatatagagacaCAGCTAATATATATAGACAGAAATAGAGACACATTGACactatatagacagacagagagagacatagtagAACACACTATAGACATGAGTTATATAGAACACatgagataagagagagagacagaaagagagacagagagaggagtgagacagTTAATAGAGTTATATAGGAGACAGTTATATAAGAGAGACAAGGATATAGAGAGACACATCTCCAGTTCAGATAAGAGATATagaagacagagaacacacagagagacagatagagagggattagacagactccagagaactacagagagaagacagagaacacTCTATTCAAGGAGAAGTGTGAGACATCTCCATTCAATACAGAGAACACATAGATGAGAGACAGTCTCCAGTTATAtagaagacaagagagagagatatagaagacaagagagagagagttatatagagGATTCACAGACATCTCCAGAGAGATAGACAACAGAGGTGTCAGAGAGGGTCTCaatagacaagagagagacagagttagagacAATAAGAGGAGACATCTAATAGAAGACAGAGTTagatagaacacagagagagagacatctccattcaatagagacagagacagacagctaaTATATATAGACCccttcagagacagacagatctctATTCAATAAGAGGATTCAGACATCTCTATTCAATTTTAGAGAGAGAATTTAAGACATTTAGAACATTCAAGAGAGATTCAGACGACTCCATTCAATAAGAGGAGACATCTCCTTCaataagaggagagaagacatCTCCATTCAATAAGAGGATTCAGACAGAGAGATTCAATAAGAGGAGACATCTCCATTCAATAAGAGAGACATCTCCATTCAATaagaggataagagagagagacatctccCTTCAATAAGAGAGAGACATCTCTCCCTTCAATAAGACACAGAGataagaacacacagagagacacactatTCAAcaagatagggacagagagaccTTCAATTTACATTACAGATTcagagacactcttatccagacagatagagagagagacagacatctcCCTTCAATAAGAGGATTCAGACATCTCTATTCAATAAGAGGATTCGACACAGAGATTCaataagagagagacaccattcaaggagagagagacatctccCTTCAATAAGAGGATAAGAGAGACAGACATCTCCATtcaataagacagagacagagacattcaataagagagagaaagagagagacatctcCCTTCAACAAGAGGATTCAGAGATCTCCATTCAATAAGAGGATTCAGACATCTCCCTTCAATAAGAGGATTCAGACATC
Proteins encoded:
- the LOC135575072 gene encoding octapeptide-repeat protein T2-like translates to MKFYECHLMKIIKGCRWAEPGRSSATGERGNPEERERERERERQRERERERETETERERETERERERERERERERERDRERERERERERERERERERERERERERERERERERERQRERERERETEREGERQRERDRERERGERQRERERETERERERDRERERERERQRERERDRERERERERQRERERERDRERDREGRETERERDRERQRERERETEREREREKRERERERERERERQERERQRERERDRERERERERQTER